A window from Drosophila nasuta strain 15112-1781.00 chromosome 3, ASM2355853v1, whole genome shotgun sequence encodes these proteins:
- the LOC132792605 gene encoding ATP-dependent helicase brm isoform X1, producing the protein MASPSPANSPMPPPQAPSPMAPPSQSPAPSPHSPYPHQGPPQGPPQGPPPGAPHMQGPPGPPPGHPGGPYGHPMQHVAPGQGPPGHHMPPHHQGMTPHMGMQMPPTGPNMSPLGYQTHGMPPNYVFSLQAPSQPGQGPPGGPPGGQPERSGQENLHALQRAIDSMEEKGLQEDPRYSQLLAMRATSKHQHLNGNQVSLLRTQITAYRLLARNKPISMQTQQSLQAYQMAQQQQQQQPPPIGPPGMPGGPPPGAQHGGQPPMQPQQPPSTGTPPQCSTPPASPYGPPVPGQKLQPAPPPHMQTQPLQPQPPLLGGAPMPPQQQQQVQQQQQQQQQQQQQQQQVQQQQQPMPQQQPLQPPPDQLQHQLPNGGKPLAMGPVGGPPLIPPTPMQQQQQGVRPSAPGLPGSQVAPPGPPRPGGPPGQQLPMAKPNRVTTVAKPVGLDPITLLQERENRVAARISLRMQELQRLPATMPEDLRLQAAIELRALRVLNFQRQLRMEIVQCTRRDTTLETAINMKFYKRTKRQGLREARATEKLEKQQKLEAERKRRQKHLEFLAAVLQHGKDLREYHRNNKAQLARMNKAVMNYHANAEREQKKEQERIEKERMRRLMAEDEEGYRKLIDQKKDKRLAFLLSQTDEYISNLTQMVKQHKDDQMKKKEEEGKRLQQYKKELLMSGEYVNIDESSIAADMRVAVVEQCSGKKLTGDDAPMLKHLHRWLNMHPGWDWIDDDDEESEESPEKKPKPKLEELPERSAAAAEGSQDATDKAAQPGDAESTDLINQVKVEDDEYRTEEQTYYSIAHTVHEKVTEQASIMVNGQLKEYQLKGLEWLVSLYNNNLNGILADEMGLGKTIQTISLVTYLMDRKKVMGPYLIIVPLSTLPNWVLEFEKWAPAVGVVSYKGSPQGRRVLQNQMRATKFNVLLTTYEYVIKDKAVLAKIQWKYMIIDEGHRMKNHHCKLTQVLNTHYIAPYRLLLTGTPLQNKLPELWALLNFLLPSIFKSCSTFEQWFNAPFATTGEKVELNEEETILIIRRLHKVLRPFLLRRLKKEVEHQLPDKVEYIIKCDMSALQRVLYKHMQSKGVLLTDGSEKGKHGKGGAKALMNTIVQLRKLCNHPFMFQHIEEKYCDHTGGHGVVSGPDLYRVSGKFELLDRILPKLKATNHRVLLFCQMTQCMTIIEDYLGWRQFGYLRLDGTTKAEDRGDLLRKFNAKDSDYFVFLLSTRAGGLGLNLQTADTVVIFDSDWNPHQDLQAQDRAHRIGQRNEVRVLRLMTVNSVEERILAAARYKLNMDEKVIQAGMFDQKSTGSERQQFLQTILHQDDNEEEEENEVPDDEMINMMIARSEEEIEIFKKMDIERKKEDEEIHPGRERLIDESELPDWLTKDDDEVERFHYQYDEDTILGRGSRQRKEVDYTDSLTEKEWLKAIDDGAEFDEEEEEDNDSKRKRRKRKNRKDESDDDSLILKRRRRQNLDKRSKKQMHKIMSAVIKHTQDGRTLSEPFMKLPSRQRLPDYYDVIKRPVDIKKILQRIEDCKYADLNELEKDFTQLCQNAQIYNEEASLIYLDSIALQKVFVAARQRITAAADAAAVAAGENTSEAHGNGGGGGGNNSDNSDNDDDDGDDGSDDEEIATTSAAAVKMKLKLNKSLASAPSTPTQSAASVASGAATTSKKQTRRKRSQKKYTISDDDDDDMD; encoded by the exons TATGTGTTTTCATTACAGGCGCCCTCGCAGCCTGGCCAGGGACCACCTGGCGGCCCGCCCGGTGGCCAGCCGGAGCGATCCGGACAAGAGAATTTGCATGCACTGCAGCGGGCAATCGATTCCATGGAGGAGAAGGGATTGCAAGAGGATCCACGCTACTCGCAGCTGCTGGCAATGCGTGCGACATCGAAGCATCAGCATCTTAATGGTAACCAAGTGAGTTTGTTGCGCACACAGATCACAGCGTATCGCTTGCTGGCCCGCAACAAGCCCATCTCCATGCAGACCCAACAGTCGCTGCAAGCCTATCAGATggcccagcaacagcagcaacaacagccgccGCCAATCGGACCCCCAGGCATGCCTGGAGGACCGCCACCTGGAGCACAACATGGCGGCCAGCCACCTatgcagccacagcagccgcCATCAACCGGAACGCCGCCGCAATGTTCCACGCCGCCAGCGAGTCCGTACGGTCCGCCTGTGCCCGGCCAGAAATTGCAGCCAGCGCCTCCGCCGCACATGCAAACGCAGCCATTGCAACCACAGCCGCCACTTCTAGGAGGCGCACCAATGccgccacagcaacagcaacaagtgcaacaacagcagcagcagcagcaacaacaacagcagcagcaacagcaagtacagcagcagcagcaaccaatgccgcaacagcagccgctgcaACCGCCGCCAGATCAACTGCAGCATCAGCTGCCCAATGGCGGCAAACCGCTGGCCATGGGTCCAGTGGGCGGACCACCTTTGATACCACCCACGCcgatgcagcagcaacagcagggcGTGCGTCCCTCGGCACCCGGATTGCCAGGCAGTCAAGTGGCGCCACCTGGTCCACCGCGTCCAGGCGGTCCACCGGGTCAACAGCTGCCCATGGCGAAACCGAATCGCGTCACAACTGTGGCGAAACCCGTGGGTCTCGATCCCATAACGTTGCTGCAGGAGCGTGAGAATCGTGTCGCCGCACGGATCTCGCTTCGCATGCAGGAGCTGCAACGTCTGCCGGCCACAATGCCTGAGGATTTGCGTCTGCAGGCGGCCATTGAACTGCGAGCGCTGCGTGTGCTCAACTTTCAGCGACAGCTGCGCATGGAGATTGTGCAGTGCACGCGACGCGACACCACGCTGGAGACGGCCATCAACATGAAGTTCTACAAGCGCACGAAGCGTCAAGGATTACGCGAGGCACGCGCTACTGAGAAGCTGGAGAAGCAGCAGAAACTGGAGGCGGAACGCAAGCGTCGCCAGAAGCATTTGGAGTTCTTGGCTGCGGTGCTGCAGCATGGAAAGGATCTGCGCGAATATCATCGCAATAATAAG GCTCAGTTGGCACGCATGAACAAGGCGGTGATGAATTATCACGCGAATGCGGAGCGCGAACAGAAGAAGGAACAGGAGCGCATTGAGAAAGAACGTATGCGTCGCCTCATGGCTGAGGACGAAGAAGGTTATCGCAAGCTCATTGATCAGAAGAAGGACAAACGTTTGGCATTCCTGCTCTCGCAGACCGACGAGTACATCAGCAATCTCACGCAGATGGTGAAGCAACACAAGGATGATCagatgaagaagaaggaggaggagggcaAGCGACTGCAGCAATACAAGAAGGAGTTGCTGATGAGTGGTGAATACGTGAACATTGATGAGAGCAGCATTGCTGCCGATATGCGTGTCGCTGTCGTGGAACAGTGCAGCGGCAAGAAGCTAACTGGCGACGATGCACCGATGCTGAAGCATTTGCATCGCTGGCTCAACATGCATCCCGGCTGGGATTGgatcgatgacgatgacgaggaGAGCGAAGAGTCGCCCGAAAAGAAACCCAAGCCTAAGCTGGAGGAGTTGCCCGAGCGTAGCGCTGCAGCTGCCGAAGGTTCCCAGGATGCCACGGATAAGGCAGCACAGCCGGGAGATGCCGAATCCACGGATCTGATCAATCAAGTTAAAGTGGAGGACGATGAGTATCGTACAGAGGAGCAGACGTACTACAGCATTGCGCATACCGTGCACGAAAAGGTCACTGAGCAGGCGAGCATTATGGTCAACGGTCAGCTTAAGGAATATCAGCTTAAGGGTCTGGAGTGGCTCGTTTCActgtacaacaacaatttgaatgGCATTCTGGCCGATGAAATGGGTCTGGGAAAGACTATTCAGACCATATCGCTGGTCACTTATTTGATGGATCGGAAGAAGGTGATGGGACCCTATTTGATCATTGTGCCGCTTTCCACTCTGCCCAATTGGGTGCTCGAGTTTGAGAAGTGGGCTCCAGCAGTGGGAGTGGTCAGCTACAAAGGAAGTCCGCAGGGACGTCGCGTGCTGCAGAATCAGATGCGTGCCACAAAGTTTAATGTGCTGCTCACCACATACGAGTATGTGATCAAGGACAAAGCGGTGCTGGCGAAGATCCAGTGGAAATACATGATCATCGATGAGGGTCATCGCATGAAGAACCATCACTGCAAGTTGACGCAGGTGCTCAACACTCACTACATTGCGCCGTATCGTCTGCTCTTGACCGGTACACCGCTGCAGAATAAGCTGCCCGAGTTGTGGGCGCTGCTTAATTTCCTGCTGCCCTCTATCTTCAAGTCGTGCTCGACATTTGAGCAGTGGTTCAATGCACCGTTCGCCACCACGGGCGAGAAGGTTGAACTCAATGAAGAAGAAACGATTTTGATTATTCGACGTCTTCACAAAGTGTTGCGTCCCTTCCTGTTGCGTCGTCTCAAAAAGGAGGTCGAACATCAGCTGCCCGACAAGGTTGAGTACATCATCAAGTGCGACATGTCGGCGCTGCAACGAGTGCTCTACAAGCACATGCAGAGCAAGGGCGTGCTGCTCACCGATGGCTCCGAGAAGGGCAAACATGGCAAGGGCGGCGCCAAGGCGCTGATGAACACCATTGTGCAGCTGCGCAAGCTCTGTAATCATCCATTCATGTTCCAACACATCGAGGAGAAGTACTGCGATCACACTGGTGGACATGGCGTGGTGTCTG GTCCCGATCTGTATCGTGTGTCGGGTAAATTTGAACTGCTCGATCGCATTTTGCCCAAGCTGAAGGCCACCAATCATCGTGTACTGCTCTTCTGTCAGATGACGCAGTGCATGACCATCATTGAGGATTATCTCGGCTGGCGACAGTTTGGCTATCTGCGCTTGGATGGTACCACCAAGGCCGAGGACCGTGGCGACCTGTTGCGCAAATTCAATGCCAAGGACTCTGACTACTTTGTCTTCTTGCTGTCCACACGTGCCGGTGGTCTTGGTCTCAATTTACAGACTGCTGATACTGTGGTCATTTTCGATTCGGATTGGAATCCCCATCAGGATTTGCAGGCACAGGATCGTGCGCATCGTATTGGTCAACGCAACGAAGTGCGTGTGCTACGTCTGATGACTGTCAACTCGGTGGAGGAGCGTATTCTCGCTGCGGCACGTTACAAACTGAATATGGATGAAAAGGTTATTCAGGCGGGTATGTTCGATCAGAAGTCGACAGGCAGCGAACGACAGCAGTTCCTGCAGACCATCCTGCATCAGGATGACAacgaggaagaggaggagaatGAGGTGCCCGACGATGAAATGATCAATATGATGATTGCGCGCAGCGAGGAGGAGATTGAGATCTTCAAGAAGATGGATATAGAGCGCAAGAAGGAGGACGAAGAGATTCATCCGGGCAGAGAGCGTCTGATCGATGAGTCCGAGCTGCCTGACTGGCTAACCAAGGACGATGACGAGGTGGAGCGCTTCCACTATCAGTACGACGAGGATACTATTCTAG GTCGTGGTTCCAGGCAGCGCAAGGAGGTGGACTACACGGACAGCTTGACCGAGAAGGAGTGGCTGAAGGCTATCGACGATGGCGCCGAGTTCgatgaggaagaggaagaggacaACGATTCGAAGCGCAAACGTCGCAAGCGCAAGAATCGCAAAGATGAATCCGACGATGATTCACTTATACTTAAGCGTCGACGCCGCCAGAATCTAGACAAGCGTTCGAAGAAGCAAATGCACAAGATCATGAGTGCAGTCATCAAGCACACGCAGGATGGTCGCACTTTGTCGGAACCCTTCATGAAGCTGCCCTCGCGTCAACGGCTCCCTGACTACTATGATGTCATCAAGCGACCGGTGGACATTAAGAAGATACTGCAACGCATTGAGGACTGCAAATATGCGGATCTCAATGAGCTGGAGAAGGACTTTACGCAACTCTGCCAGAATGCGCAAATCTACAACGAGGAGGCGTCGCTCATCTATCTCGATTCCATTGCTTTGCAAAAGGTCTTTGTGGCCGCCAGGCAACGAATCACAGCGGCtgccgatgctgctgctgtggcggcCGGAGAGAATACGAGCGAAGCACATGGCAATGGTGGTGGCGGCGGAGGCAACAATTCTGATAACTCCgataacgatgatgatgatggagaTGATGGTTCGGATGATGAGGAAATTGCCACCACATCAGCGGCAGCAGTGAAAATGAAGCTAAAACTTAACAAATCACTGGCCAGTGCACCATCCACGCCCACACAATCAGCGGCATCGGTGGCCAGTGGAGCAGCGACCACATCCAAGAAGCAGACGCGTCGCAAGCGCTCCCAGAAGAAATACACCATatccgatgatgatgacgacgatatGGACTAG
- the LOC132792605 gene encoding ATP-dependent helicase brm isoform X2, whose translation MASPSPANSPMPPPQAPSPMAPPSQSPAPSPHSPYPHQGPPQGPPQGPPPGAPHMQGPPGPPPGHPGGPYGHPMQHVAPGQGPPGHHMPPHHQGMTPHMGMQMPPTGPNMSPLGYQTHGMPPNAPSQPGQGPPGGPPGGQPERSGQENLHALQRAIDSMEEKGLQEDPRYSQLLAMRATSKHQHLNGNQVSLLRTQITAYRLLARNKPISMQTQQSLQAYQMAQQQQQQQPPPIGPPGMPGGPPPGAQHGGQPPMQPQQPPSTGTPPQCSTPPASPYGPPVPGQKLQPAPPPHMQTQPLQPQPPLLGGAPMPPQQQQQVQQQQQQQQQQQQQQQQVQQQQQPMPQQQPLQPPPDQLQHQLPNGGKPLAMGPVGGPPLIPPTPMQQQQQGVRPSAPGLPGSQVAPPGPPRPGGPPGQQLPMAKPNRVTTVAKPVGLDPITLLQERENRVAARISLRMQELQRLPATMPEDLRLQAAIELRALRVLNFQRQLRMEIVQCTRRDTTLETAINMKFYKRTKRQGLREARATEKLEKQQKLEAERKRRQKHLEFLAAVLQHGKDLREYHRNNKAQLARMNKAVMNYHANAEREQKKEQERIEKERMRRLMAEDEEGYRKLIDQKKDKRLAFLLSQTDEYISNLTQMVKQHKDDQMKKKEEEGKRLQQYKKELLMSGEYVNIDESSIAADMRVAVVEQCSGKKLTGDDAPMLKHLHRWLNMHPGWDWIDDDDEESEESPEKKPKPKLEELPERSAAAAEGSQDATDKAAQPGDAESTDLINQVKVEDDEYRTEEQTYYSIAHTVHEKVTEQASIMVNGQLKEYQLKGLEWLVSLYNNNLNGILADEMGLGKTIQTISLVTYLMDRKKVMGPYLIIVPLSTLPNWVLEFEKWAPAVGVVSYKGSPQGRRVLQNQMRATKFNVLLTTYEYVIKDKAVLAKIQWKYMIIDEGHRMKNHHCKLTQVLNTHYIAPYRLLLTGTPLQNKLPELWALLNFLLPSIFKSCSTFEQWFNAPFATTGEKVELNEEETILIIRRLHKVLRPFLLRRLKKEVEHQLPDKVEYIIKCDMSALQRVLYKHMQSKGVLLTDGSEKGKHGKGGAKALMNTIVQLRKLCNHPFMFQHIEEKYCDHTGGHGVVSGPDLYRVSGKFELLDRILPKLKATNHRVLLFCQMTQCMTIIEDYLGWRQFGYLRLDGTTKAEDRGDLLRKFNAKDSDYFVFLLSTRAGGLGLNLQTADTVVIFDSDWNPHQDLQAQDRAHRIGQRNEVRVLRLMTVNSVEERILAAARYKLNMDEKVIQAGMFDQKSTGSERQQFLQTILHQDDNEEEEENEVPDDEMINMMIARSEEEIEIFKKMDIERKKEDEEIHPGRERLIDESELPDWLTKDDDEVERFHYQYDEDTILGRGSRQRKEVDYTDSLTEKEWLKAIDDGAEFDEEEEEDNDSKRKRRKRKNRKDESDDDSLILKRRRRQNLDKRSKKQMHKIMSAVIKHTQDGRTLSEPFMKLPSRQRLPDYYDVIKRPVDIKKILQRIEDCKYADLNELEKDFTQLCQNAQIYNEEASLIYLDSIALQKVFVAARQRITAAADAAAVAAGENTSEAHGNGGGGGGNNSDNSDNDDDDGDDGSDDEEIATTSAAAVKMKLKLNKSLASAPSTPTQSAASVASGAATTSKKQTRRKRSQKKYTISDDDDDDMD comes from the exons GCGCCCTCGCAGCCTGGCCAGGGACCACCTGGCGGCCCGCCCGGTGGCCAGCCGGAGCGATCCGGACAAGAGAATTTGCATGCACTGCAGCGGGCAATCGATTCCATGGAGGAGAAGGGATTGCAAGAGGATCCACGCTACTCGCAGCTGCTGGCAATGCGTGCGACATCGAAGCATCAGCATCTTAATGGTAACCAAGTGAGTTTGTTGCGCACACAGATCACAGCGTATCGCTTGCTGGCCCGCAACAAGCCCATCTCCATGCAGACCCAACAGTCGCTGCAAGCCTATCAGATggcccagcaacagcagcaacaacagccgccGCCAATCGGACCCCCAGGCATGCCTGGAGGACCGCCACCTGGAGCACAACATGGCGGCCAGCCACCTatgcagccacagcagccgcCATCAACCGGAACGCCGCCGCAATGTTCCACGCCGCCAGCGAGTCCGTACGGTCCGCCTGTGCCCGGCCAGAAATTGCAGCCAGCGCCTCCGCCGCACATGCAAACGCAGCCATTGCAACCACAGCCGCCACTTCTAGGAGGCGCACCAATGccgccacagcaacagcaacaagtgcaacaacagcagcagcagcagcaacaacaacagcagcagcaacagcaagtacagcagcagcagcaaccaatgccgcaacagcagccgctgcaACCGCCGCCAGATCAACTGCAGCATCAGCTGCCCAATGGCGGCAAACCGCTGGCCATGGGTCCAGTGGGCGGACCACCTTTGATACCACCCACGCcgatgcagcagcaacagcagggcGTGCGTCCCTCGGCACCCGGATTGCCAGGCAGTCAAGTGGCGCCACCTGGTCCACCGCGTCCAGGCGGTCCACCGGGTCAACAGCTGCCCATGGCGAAACCGAATCGCGTCACAACTGTGGCGAAACCCGTGGGTCTCGATCCCATAACGTTGCTGCAGGAGCGTGAGAATCGTGTCGCCGCACGGATCTCGCTTCGCATGCAGGAGCTGCAACGTCTGCCGGCCACAATGCCTGAGGATTTGCGTCTGCAGGCGGCCATTGAACTGCGAGCGCTGCGTGTGCTCAACTTTCAGCGACAGCTGCGCATGGAGATTGTGCAGTGCACGCGACGCGACACCACGCTGGAGACGGCCATCAACATGAAGTTCTACAAGCGCACGAAGCGTCAAGGATTACGCGAGGCACGCGCTACTGAGAAGCTGGAGAAGCAGCAGAAACTGGAGGCGGAACGCAAGCGTCGCCAGAAGCATTTGGAGTTCTTGGCTGCGGTGCTGCAGCATGGAAAGGATCTGCGCGAATATCATCGCAATAATAAG GCTCAGTTGGCACGCATGAACAAGGCGGTGATGAATTATCACGCGAATGCGGAGCGCGAACAGAAGAAGGAACAGGAGCGCATTGAGAAAGAACGTATGCGTCGCCTCATGGCTGAGGACGAAGAAGGTTATCGCAAGCTCATTGATCAGAAGAAGGACAAACGTTTGGCATTCCTGCTCTCGCAGACCGACGAGTACATCAGCAATCTCACGCAGATGGTGAAGCAACACAAGGATGATCagatgaagaagaaggaggaggagggcaAGCGACTGCAGCAATACAAGAAGGAGTTGCTGATGAGTGGTGAATACGTGAACATTGATGAGAGCAGCATTGCTGCCGATATGCGTGTCGCTGTCGTGGAACAGTGCAGCGGCAAGAAGCTAACTGGCGACGATGCACCGATGCTGAAGCATTTGCATCGCTGGCTCAACATGCATCCCGGCTGGGATTGgatcgatgacgatgacgaggaGAGCGAAGAGTCGCCCGAAAAGAAACCCAAGCCTAAGCTGGAGGAGTTGCCCGAGCGTAGCGCTGCAGCTGCCGAAGGTTCCCAGGATGCCACGGATAAGGCAGCACAGCCGGGAGATGCCGAATCCACGGATCTGATCAATCAAGTTAAAGTGGAGGACGATGAGTATCGTACAGAGGAGCAGACGTACTACAGCATTGCGCATACCGTGCACGAAAAGGTCACTGAGCAGGCGAGCATTATGGTCAACGGTCAGCTTAAGGAATATCAGCTTAAGGGTCTGGAGTGGCTCGTTTCActgtacaacaacaatttgaatgGCATTCTGGCCGATGAAATGGGTCTGGGAAAGACTATTCAGACCATATCGCTGGTCACTTATTTGATGGATCGGAAGAAGGTGATGGGACCCTATTTGATCATTGTGCCGCTTTCCACTCTGCCCAATTGGGTGCTCGAGTTTGAGAAGTGGGCTCCAGCAGTGGGAGTGGTCAGCTACAAAGGAAGTCCGCAGGGACGTCGCGTGCTGCAGAATCAGATGCGTGCCACAAAGTTTAATGTGCTGCTCACCACATACGAGTATGTGATCAAGGACAAAGCGGTGCTGGCGAAGATCCAGTGGAAATACATGATCATCGATGAGGGTCATCGCATGAAGAACCATCACTGCAAGTTGACGCAGGTGCTCAACACTCACTACATTGCGCCGTATCGTCTGCTCTTGACCGGTACACCGCTGCAGAATAAGCTGCCCGAGTTGTGGGCGCTGCTTAATTTCCTGCTGCCCTCTATCTTCAAGTCGTGCTCGACATTTGAGCAGTGGTTCAATGCACCGTTCGCCACCACGGGCGAGAAGGTTGAACTCAATGAAGAAGAAACGATTTTGATTATTCGACGTCTTCACAAAGTGTTGCGTCCCTTCCTGTTGCGTCGTCTCAAAAAGGAGGTCGAACATCAGCTGCCCGACAAGGTTGAGTACATCATCAAGTGCGACATGTCGGCGCTGCAACGAGTGCTCTACAAGCACATGCAGAGCAAGGGCGTGCTGCTCACCGATGGCTCCGAGAAGGGCAAACATGGCAAGGGCGGCGCCAAGGCGCTGATGAACACCATTGTGCAGCTGCGCAAGCTCTGTAATCATCCATTCATGTTCCAACACATCGAGGAGAAGTACTGCGATCACACTGGTGGACATGGCGTGGTGTCTG GTCCCGATCTGTATCGTGTGTCGGGTAAATTTGAACTGCTCGATCGCATTTTGCCCAAGCTGAAGGCCACCAATCATCGTGTACTGCTCTTCTGTCAGATGACGCAGTGCATGACCATCATTGAGGATTATCTCGGCTGGCGACAGTTTGGCTATCTGCGCTTGGATGGTACCACCAAGGCCGAGGACCGTGGCGACCTGTTGCGCAAATTCAATGCCAAGGACTCTGACTACTTTGTCTTCTTGCTGTCCACACGTGCCGGTGGTCTTGGTCTCAATTTACAGACTGCTGATACTGTGGTCATTTTCGATTCGGATTGGAATCCCCATCAGGATTTGCAGGCACAGGATCGTGCGCATCGTATTGGTCAACGCAACGAAGTGCGTGTGCTACGTCTGATGACTGTCAACTCGGTGGAGGAGCGTATTCTCGCTGCGGCACGTTACAAACTGAATATGGATGAAAAGGTTATTCAGGCGGGTATGTTCGATCAGAAGTCGACAGGCAGCGAACGACAGCAGTTCCTGCAGACCATCCTGCATCAGGATGACAacgaggaagaggaggagaatGAGGTGCCCGACGATGAAATGATCAATATGATGATTGCGCGCAGCGAGGAGGAGATTGAGATCTTCAAGAAGATGGATATAGAGCGCAAGAAGGAGGACGAAGAGATTCATCCGGGCAGAGAGCGTCTGATCGATGAGTCCGAGCTGCCTGACTGGCTAACCAAGGACGATGACGAGGTGGAGCGCTTCCACTATCAGTACGACGAGGATACTATTCTAG GTCGTGGTTCCAGGCAGCGCAAGGAGGTGGACTACACGGACAGCTTGACCGAGAAGGAGTGGCTGAAGGCTATCGACGATGGCGCCGAGTTCgatgaggaagaggaagaggacaACGATTCGAAGCGCAAACGTCGCAAGCGCAAGAATCGCAAAGATGAATCCGACGATGATTCACTTATACTTAAGCGTCGACGCCGCCAGAATCTAGACAAGCGTTCGAAGAAGCAAATGCACAAGATCATGAGTGCAGTCATCAAGCACACGCAGGATGGTCGCACTTTGTCGGAACCCTTCATGAAGCTGCCCTCGCGTCAACGGCTCCCTGACTACTATGATGTCATCAAGCGACCGGTGGACATTAAGAAGATACTGCAACGCATTGAGGACTGCAAATATGCGGATCTCAATGAGCTGGAGAAGGACTTTACGCAACTCTGCCAGAATGCGCAAATCTACAACGAGGAGGCGTCGCTCATCTATCTCGATTCCATTGCTTTGCAAAAGGTCTTTGTGGCCGCCAGGCAACGAATCACAGCGGCtgccgatgctgctgctgtggcggcCGGAGAGAATACGAGCGAAGCACATGGCAATGGTGGTGGCGGCGGAGGCAACAATTCTGATAACTCCgataacgatgatgatgatggagaTGATGGTTCGGATGATGAGGAAATTGCCACCACATCAGCGGCAGCAGTGAAAATGAAGCTAAAACTTAACAAATCACTGGCCAGTGCACCATCCACGCCCACACAATCAGCGGCATCGGTGGCCAGTGGAGCAGCGACCACATCCAAGAAGCAGACGCGTCGCAAGCGCTCCCAGAAGAAATACACCATatccgatgatgatgacgacgatatGGACTAG
- the LOC132792613 gene encoding SPRY domain-containing SOCS box protein 3, producing the protein MLPLSSTNQDLRCPGFCDCRFPSSIDVANHKGNIPDLVTCTCGEETGNGLQWQWHKEDDSDAHVVGRDIIFHPTYSQGTAIARGEQPLQHDKVHFWEMRVITALAGTDVMFGIGTDSVNLEQFKFHFVSALGTNAQSWGYSYNGKIQHCGDQLPYGQKFSQGCLVGIYLDRTRGHLEFYLNRRSLGVAYTNIPTDPHVKIYPMVCSTAAKSVIRLINSTSQSVTLQLRAFQALVKQPEKLEELRCMPGLKSIMQSYWFLAPPVRYSRCSRDQELDLGDEAVLSSSKLRLNRKQKYRDSDDVNIDEDLYANAHKIALRRPDSGDEEYAASIHEFCDEYFHYLL; encoded by the exons ATGCTGCCACTGTCAAGTACAAATCAGGATCTGCGATGCCCCGGTTTCTGTGATTGCCGCTTCCCAAGCTCCATCGATGTGGCTAATCACAAAGGTAACATACCCGACCTTGTCACCTGTACTTGCGGCGAGGAGACGGGCAACGGTttgcagtggcagtggcacaAAGAAGATGACTCCGATGCCCATGTTGTTGGCAGAGACATCATCTTCCATCCAACCTACAGTCAGGGCACGGCGATTGCACGCGGCGAACAACCGTTGCAGCACGACAAAGTGCATTTTTGGGAAATGCGTGTAATTACAGCTCTGGCGGGCACCGATGTG ATGTTTGGCATCGGCACTGACAGCGTCAATCTAGAGCAATTTAAATTCCACTTTGTTTCGGCGCTGGGAACAAATGCCCAATCCTGGGGCTATTCTTATAATGGGAAGATCCAACACTGTGGCGATCAGTTGCCCTATGGCCAAAAATTCTCACAGGGCTGCCTGGTGGGCATTTATTTGGATCGTACACGTGGTCATCTCGAGTTCTATTTAAATCGTCGCTCGCTGGGCGTAGCCTACACGAATATACCCACCGATCCGCATGTCAAGATATATCCGATGGTCTGTTCCACAGCTGCCAAGTCCGTGATACGCTTGATCAACTCCACATCGCAGTCGGTCACGTTGCAGTTGAGAGCATTTCAAGCGCTAGTCAAGCAACCCGAGAAACTCGAAGAACTTCGCTGCATGCCGGGCTTAAAGAGCATCATGCAGTCGTATTGGTTTCTGGCGCCTCCAGTCCGATATTCCAGGTGTTCGAGAGATCAAGAACTGGACTTGGGCGATGAGGCGGTCTTGTCAAgttcaaaattacgcttaaacagaaaacaaaagtacAGAG ACAGCGATGATGTCAACATCGATGAGGATCTATATGCGAATGCCCATAAAATAGCGTTGAGACGACCTGACAGCGGTGACGAAGAATATGCTGCCTCCATCCATGAGTTCTGTGATGAAtactttcattatttattgtag